In Desulfosediminicola ganghwensis, a single window of DNA contains:
- a CDS encoding YeiH family protein, giving the protein MAGSTIKTDSVVVDEAKSSLSDLWKKEDYWAIWLGFALLLAGLAIFMPRQPEGMQEVFNTSNAIMKQEAAKAPFKTVAFIEAQDAKEKIKARSQGFAKDIAAFMSKPKKWTSNPLDAFIMTQEQADAKNAKAMPKYEAAKATAVTAKAAAVTAETAAAAAGFANTELNSVTEKKIDDWRRANAKESSAKKKTKNKPFNLFPSLFGMFLATGLLFSIGIYFMGGSVTGFMKGFTAVFAVSLLAYVFAGQATAKHYGIGYAAWAIAIGMIIANTVGTPNWVKPALQVEFFIKTGLVLLGAEVLFNKIVAIGVPGIFVAWFVTPTVLITTFWFGQKVLKMESKTLNMVIASDMSVCGTSAAIAAAAACRAKKEELTLAIGLSLVFTSIMMIVMPAVIKATGMPYILGGAWMGGTIDATGAVAAAGAFLSEKALYVAATIKMIQNVLIGVTAFGIAVYWTMKVEPKETGNKVGWMEIWHRFPKFVLGFLAASVFFSFLYTQIGPDAGFTMIDNGVLRGFTKTCRGWFFCFSFAAIGLATNFRELAHYFKGGKPFILYVCGQSLNLVLTLGMAYIMFYLVFPEITAAI; this is encoded by the coding sequence ATGGCAGGCAGTACGATCAAGACGGACAGCGTTGTCGTCGACGAAGCAAAAAGTTCGTTGAGTGATTTATGGAAGAAGGAAGATTACTGGGCAATCTGGCTCGGCTTTGCCCTGCTGCTTGCCGGCCTGGCTATTTTTATGCCACGTCAGCCGGAAGGCATGCAGGAAGTGTTCAACACTTCAAATGCAATCATGAAGCAAGAAGCAGCAAAAGCTCCATTTAAAACTGTAGCTTTTATCGAAGCCCAGGACGCCAAAGAGAAGATCAAGGCAAGAAGCCAGGGTTTTGCCAAGGATATTGCTGCATTCATGAGCAAGCCAAAGAAGTGGACCTCCAATCCGCTTGACGCTTTCATCATGACCCAGGAGCAGGCGGACGCCAAGAATGCCAAGGCCATGCCGAAGTATGAGGCTGCCAAAGCCACTGCCGTTACTGCAAAGGCTGCTGCTGTCACAGCAGAGACCGCTGCCGCTGCCGCAGGTTTCGCCAACACCGAGCTGAACAGTGTTACTGAAAAGAAGATCGATGACTGGAGACGCGCCAACGCCAAAGAATCTTCTGCCAAGAAAAAGACCAAGAACAAGCCTTTTAACCTCTTTCCAAGCCTCTTTGGAATGTTTCTTGCCACCGGCCTGCTGTTTTCTATCGGTATCTACTTTATGGGTGGCTCTGTTACCGGCTTCATGAAAGGTTTCACCGCTGTTTTTGCAGTAAGCCTTCTTGCCTACGTCTTTGCCGGCCAGGCTACCGCTAAACACTACGGCATTGGTTACGCTGCCTGGGCCATCGCCATCGGTATGATTATCGCCAACACCGTCGGCACACCTAACTGGGTCAAGCCTGCCCTACAGGTAGAATTCTTCATCAAAACCGGCCTGGTACTGCTCGGTGCCGAGGTACTGTTCAACAAGATCGTTGCCATCGGTGTTCCTGGTATCTTCGTAGCATGGTTCGTAACCCCTACAGTACTTATCACTACGTTCTGGTTCGGTCAGAAAGTATTGAAGATGGAGTCGAAGACTCTGAACATGGTTATCGCCTCTGACATGTCCGTGTGTGGTACCTCTGCAGCTATCGCTGCCGCCGCAGCATGTCGCGCGAAGAAAGAAGAACTTACCCTCGCCATCGGCCTGTCCCTGGTTTTCACCTCCATCATGATGATCGTTATGCCGGCCGTCATTAAAGCCACCGGTATGCCGTATATCCTCGGTGGTGCCTGGATGGGTGGTACCATTGATGCGACTGGTGCCGTTGCCGCTGCCGGTGCCTTCCTTTCCGAGAAAGCACTCTACGTTGCTGCAACCATCAAGATGATCCAGAACGTACTGATCGGTGTTACCGCTTTTGGTATCGCCGTTTACTGGACCATGAAGGTAGAGCCCAAAGAGACCGGCAACAAAGTTGGCTGGATGGAAATCTGGCACCGCTTTCCGAAGTTCGTACTCGGCTTCCTCGCGGCTTCTGTTTTCTTCTCTTTCCTCTACACCCAGATCGGACCGGACGCTGGTTTCACCATGATCGACAACGGAGTATTGAGAGGTTTCACCAAGACCTGCCGCGGCTGGTTCTTCTGCTTCTCTTTTGCTGCAATCGGTCTTGCTACCAACTTCCGTGAGCTTGCTCACTACTTCAAAGGCGGCAAGCCTTTCATCCTCTATGTATGCGGCCAGTCTCTGAACCTGGTTCTTACCCTTGGCATGGCCTATATCATGTTCTATCTGGTATTCCCGGAGATCACTGCTGCGATCTAA
- a CDS encoding class I SAM-dependent methyltransferase, giving the protein MDKYEETADISTSSEDYASRFHGKTGEYFLEMQFAKVEKYLAGYYRPTILDVGGGHAQLAIPLIQKGYNVTITGSDDCCEERLLAAGLQGSYSYHTCDMLNLPFKDNCFDVVLAFRLISHVERWRLLIRELSRVAKKAVIIDYPDWRSTNILYSMLFPIKKLFEKNTRNYTLFTRKEISQEFERNGLIVTEFDPEFMLPMVVHRAVNSRYFSQFSENVFAAIGVTQLLGSPIVACAQKLQSTYQAERSSLKGSVLSPAKLRTSDQLRNN; this is encoded by the coding sequence ATGGATAAATACGAAGAAACGGCTGACATTTCAACTTCTTCTGAAGATTATGCCAGCAGATTTCATGGCAAGACCGGTGAGTATTTTCTCGAGATGCAATTCGCAAAAGTTGAGAAATACCTGGCGGGTTACTACAGGCCAACAATTCTCGACGTGGGCGGAGGCCATGCCCAACTGGCAATCCCCCTCATCCAGAAAGGTTACAATGTAACCATAACCGGCAGTGACGATTGTTGCGAAGAGAGGTTGCTGGCCGCAGGTTTACAGGGAAGCTACAGCTACCATACCTGCGACATGCTCAACCTGCCGTTTAAAGACAACTGTTTCGATGTGGTTCTCGCATTCAGGCTTATATCCCATGTCGAACGTTGGCGACTTCTCATTCGAGAACTGAGTAGAGTCGCCAAAAAAGCAGTAATTATAGATTATCCCGATTGGCGCAGTACCAACATCCTCTACTCCATGCTTTTCCCGATAAAGAAACTCTTTGAAAAAAACACCAGAAACTATACTCTATTCACCCGCAAAGAAATTTCTCAGGAGTTTGAACGTAACGGCTTGATTGTAACGGAATTTGATCCTGAGTTCATGCTTCCCATGGTGGTGCACAGGGCCGTAAACTCCAGATACTTCTCGCAGTTTTCAGAAAATGTATTCGCCGCGATTGGTGTCACCCAGCTGCTGGGCTCTCCCATAGTCGCCTGCGCGCAGAAATTGCAAAGCACATATCAGGCAGAGCGGTCTTCCTTAAAGGGCTCGGTCCTGTCCCCAGCTAAGCTACGGACATCAGACCAGCTCCGCAATAACTGA
- a CDS encoding TolC family protein — protein sequence MHYKSNMVALLMIVLTLIAPGRLRSETIELGLNDLIEIALQQNPQIEIARQQLAGDAGILTQAKSGYLPRLGTTADYGRVYVDGLSPEDEDNVASLLLTLSQLIYDFGRTTGLIDASAFNVAASEENLRQVYHDVVLDVKNQFYDVLESQELIVVAEEAVTNYTRQLYRARKYLEAGIRTRIDVTNAEVNLANERLGLVQAKADLQSARVALEQTLGGAPNNGDYQVVIDETGLGELVTDKPPIPDTLNNLLVTADQNRPGLSEFGYLIEAAEANLRSAKGDYWPSIGVTGSYTGYDTDISSLNDTWQVGVGATWELFSGFETEGLVAEAKANLREVTAGYRQFNLSVTQQVTDSYLRAVENKEGVDIAGQSLGLAEENLELADKRYQTGLGDWLEFNDAQLLLTQNQTNLVVTYYTYLRSLARIEWSTGVIPELQGRTYR from the coding sequence ATGCACTATAAATCCAACATGGTTGCGTTGCTGATGATTGTCCTGACCTTGATCGCCCCCGGTCGGCTTCGATCGGAAACGATAGAACTCGGGCTCAATGACCTGATCGAGATCGCCCTGCAGCAAAATCCGCAGATAGAAATTGCCAGACAGCAGCTCGCCGGAGATGCGGGAATACTGACCCAGGCGAAATCCGGCTACCTGCCGCGTCTTGGCACAACTGCTGACTACGGCAGGGTATATGTAGACGGTCTAAGTCCTGAGGATGAAGATAACGTCGCCTCCCTGCTTTTGACACTCTCCCAACTCATCTATGACTTCGGCAGAACCACCGGTCTGATCGACGCCAGCGCCTTCAATGTTGCAGCGTCGGAAGAAAATCTGAGACAAGTTTATCACGATGTGGTCCTTGATGTAAAAAATCAATTCTACGACGTACTGGAGAGTCAGGAGCTCATAGTCGTAGCCGAAGAGGCTGTAACTAATTATACGCGCCAACTCTATCGAGCCAGAAAATATCTTGAAGCGGGTATACGAACCAGAATCGATGTGACAAACGCCGAAGTCAACCTGGCTAACGAACGGCTGGGCCTGGTGCAGGCCAAAGCTGATTTACAGTCGGCCAGGGTCGCGCTTGAGCAAACTTTAGGTGGTGCACCCAACAACGGGGACTATCAGGTTGTAATAGATGAGACCGGCCTGGGGGAGTTGGTTACAGATAAGCCACCGATCCCCGATACACTGAATAACCTTCTGGTTACCGCGGACCAAAACCGACCCGGGTTGAGTGAATTCGGCTACCTTATTGAAGCGGCTGAAGCAAATCTTCGCTCGGCCAAAGGCGATTACTGGCCGTCCATCGGTGTGACCGGCTCATATACAGGTTACGATACCGATATCTCAAGCCTGAATGACACCTGGCAGGTAGGCGTCGGTGCCACCTGGGAGCTTTTCTCCGGCTTTGAGACAGAGGGGCTGGTTGCCGAGGCCAAGGCCAACCTGCGTGAAGTTACGGCAGGTTATCGCCAATTCAACCTGTCAGTGACGCAACAGGTAACTGACAGCTACCTGCGTGCTGTTGAAAACAAAGAAGGTGTTGATATTGCCGGCCAGTCCCTAGGGCTCGCCGAAGAGAACCTGGAACTGGCTGATAAACGGTATCAAACAGGTCTTGGGGACTGGCTGGAATTTAACGATGCCCAGTTGCTTCTTACCCAAAACCAGACTAATCTGGTTGTAACGTATTACACATACTTGAGATCGCTGGCGCGAATCGAGTGGTCCACCGGGGTTATCCCCGAACTGCAGGGCCGCACATACAGATAG
- a CDS encoding efflux RND transporter periplasmic adaptor subunit: MTHLSPIIWLLTTLVMVQGCSEEQQQAPPQEPPPLPVEAITVQDEQLPIWIEYAGKTEATKRVEVRARVAGRLEEALFAEGDYVEEGDVLFTIEKDTYEAALDSAKARLEQNKASLALARRDVARYQPLVAEELAPRATLDQYEARVAELEATLKSDQAAIREAELSLSYTDVLAPISGRVSRRFVDIGNIVGYGDQTVLTTIVSDDPMYVYFNPTEQQFQMMRQYKSQDNMEARVNVPGNTGGMLERGQLEGLVDFTDNRVDRTTGTITMRASVANPDHSVLEGTFVYIEVMVTDQVSFLVVPPAAVHEDQRSSFLYIVGEESRIKRVDVRKGYESRHYTIITEGLQGGEQVIVSGFAKLQPNRKVEVTDATDTKGIQAYLKEQNMLPSTQ, from the coding sequence ATGACCCATCTGAGTCCTATTATCTGGTTATTGACAACCTTGGTCATGGTCCAGGGTTGCAGTGAGGAACAGCAGCAGGCTCCACCCCAGGAACCGCCGCCGCTGCCGGTGGAGGCGATCACTGTGCAGGATGAGCAGCTGCCCATCTGGATCGAATATGCCGGCAAGACCGAAGCCACCAAACGGGTTGAAGTACGAGCCAGGGTCGCCGGTCGGCTCGAGGAGGCGCTTTTTGCTGAAGGTGATTACGTCGAGGAAGGCGACGTCCTGTTTACCATAGAAAAAGATACCTATGAAGCTGCGCTCGACAGCGCCAAGGCCCGCCTGGAGCAGAATAAGGCGTCCCTGGCCCTGGCAAGAAGGGACGTGGCGCGCTACCAGCCGCTGGTGGCTGAAGAGCTGGCCCCCAGAGCCACCCTGGATCAGTATGAGGCACGGGTGGCAGAGCTGGAGGCCACCTTGAAGTCTGACCAGGCCGCCATCCGTGAAGCGGAACTCAGTTTAAGTTATACCGATGTACTTGCCCCAATATCCGGCAGGGTCAGCAGGAGGTTTGTCGATATCGGCAACATCGTCGGCTACGGAGATCAGACAGTCCTGACAACTATCGTCAGCGATGACCCTATGTATGTCTACTTCAACCCGACCGAACAGCAGTTCCAGATGATGCGGCAATACAAGTCGCAGGATAACATGGAGGCCAGGGTCAACGTGCCCGGCAACACAGGGGGAATGCTTGAGCGGGGGCAGCTGGAGGGCCTGGTCGATTTCACTGATAATCGTGTTGACCGTACTACCGGTACCATTACCATGCGGGCCTCGGTTGCCAACCCCGATCATTCTGTGCTTGAGGGAACCTTTGTCTACATCGAGGTGATGGTGACCGACCAGGTCAGCTTTCTGGTGGTGCCCCCGGCAGCCGTCCATGAGGATCAGCGCTCCAGCTTTCTCTATATTGTGGGAGAAGAGAGCAGGATCAAGCGGGTGGATGTGAGAAAAGGATATGAGAGCAGACATTACACCATTATCACCGAAGGGCTCCAGGGCGGGGAGCAGGTGATAGTTTCCGGCTTTGCCAAGCTTCAGCCGAATCGTAAGGTCGAGGTGACGGACGCCACCGACACAAAGGGGATACAGGCGTATCTCAAAGAGCAGAATATGCTGCCGTCAACGCAGTAG
- a CDS encoding efflux RND transporter permease subunit, which yields MFSIFFIKRPIFAMVISLLIVLSGLVSIFILPVQEYPDVSPPTVVVSATYVGANAFTVEEAVTRPLEDRINGVKGMIYMQSSSTSSGNSSISVYFEPGYDIDIAAVDVQNKVSIATPQLPSEVRQQGVVVDKKSPAIVCLFSLTGDERYDESFLSNFVTINILDELRRIPGVGSVENLGEKKYSMRVWLDPDRIKSMGISPGDVVAAIQSQNRQAALGRLGSPPTFDDQQLQFVLTTEGQLEDVKQFENIIIKYLDDGTLVYLADVADIELGAENYDWNARVNSKPAASIAIYQLPEANALSIKKLAVAKMEELKRRFPEGVTYSIPYDTTLFVEVAIQNVVVNLFIAVALVILIVFIFLGSWRPTIIASVAIPVSLVGTFAAMLAAGFSINFLTLFGLILAIGIVVDDVILVVENVERIMNEEPALTIPQVVKKAMLQLIGPIIATTLVLVAVFVPVSMMPGLVGSVYRQFALTISFAVLISSLNAMTLSPALSAIVVRRLPEGQGKFIFFQLFDKFFAWLTRWYIRLVELLIKLRYLVVLVFIGLLVLTGWVLKTTPTGFVPEEDKGVLVIMFNLKPGMALNRTSEVREELEEILQDIEGVKDMVMIDGYNMLSATLDTSAGAGFVSLDSWGDRKKVQRDIETILAETNIKAQGITEANVVAFNIPGIPGIGTVGGFDFRLQDYLSGDLNNFVSYAYTLIAEANKDPRIGVAYTTYAPNYPFVSIDIDRNKTAALGVDLAELFTTLQTYLGSLYINDFTKFGKVFRVYVQAEMEYRSEIRDINELFVRNREGKMVPVASLVSLNQTIGPSDLPHYNMYRTITINGSAAPGYSSGQAMEALEEIAQRVLPTDGSYGFDWSGMSYQERLAGNAQIYVFTFALIVVYLVLAAQYESWVLPIMIMVSVPLVMLGALFAQNLAGLDNNLFAQIGLVLLIGLSSKNAILIVEVAKESRESGMSIIESAVNAAQLRFRAIMMTILSFVFGVFPLAVATGAGAMTMKSIGVVVLGGMGAATLISTMLVPCVYVLLESMRELVVDVQEEVRNREMI from the coding sequence ATGTTTTCTATATTTTTTATCAAGCGGCCCATCTTTGCGATGGTTATCTCTCTGCTGATTGTCCTGTCCGGGCTGGTCTCCATCTTTATCCTGCCGGTGCAGGAGTACCCAGATGTCTCTCCGCCCACCGTTGTTGTGTCCGCAACCTATGTCGGTGCCAATGCTTTCACGGTGGAGGAGGCGGTAACACGCCCCCTCGAGGATCGCATTAACGGGGTCAAGGGCATGATCTATATGCAGTCCTCCAGTACCAGTTCGGGCAATTCCAGCATCAGCGTCTATTTTGAACCTGGCTATGATATTGATATTGCTGCGGTGGATGTGCAGAACAAGGTCTCAATCGCCACTCCGCAACTGCCGTCGGAAGTGCGGCAGCAGGGCGTGGTGGTTGATAAGAAGTCGCCTGCCATCGTCTGTCTGTTTTCTCTCACTGGTGATGAGCGGTATGACGAGAGCTTTTTAAGTAATTTTGTCACCATAAATATCCTTGACGAATTGCGCCGTATTCCCGGGGTCGGCTCAGTGGAAAACCTCGGTGAGAAAAAGTACTCCATGCGGGTCTGGCTGGACCCGGACCGGATAAAATCGATGGGCATCAGCCCCGGTGATGTGGTGGCGGCGATACAGTCCCAGAACCGGCAGGCGGCCCTGGGAAGGCTTGGTTCACCTCCGACCTTTGACGATCAGCAGCTGCAGTTTGTGCTCACCACCGAGGGCCAGCTGGAGGATGTGAAACAATTTGAGAATATCATTATCAAGTACCTGGATGACGGCACCTTGGTGTATCTGGCTGATGTGGCAGATATCGAGCTCGGTGCGGAAAACTATGACTGGAACGCCAGGGTGAATAGCAAGCCGGCCGCCTCCATCGCCATCTATCAGCTGCCGGAGGCCAATGCCCTTTCGATAAAGAAGCTGGCGGTGGCCAAGATGGAGGAGCTGAAACGGCGCTTTCCGGAGGGTGTCACCTATTCAATCCCCTATGACACCACCCTGTTCGTTGAAGTGGCCATCCAGAACGTGGTGGTCAACCTCTTCATCGCGGTGGCCCTGGTTATCCTGATCGTCTTTATTTTTCTGGGTTCCTGGCGGCCGACCATTATTGCCTCGGTGGCGATCCCTGTTTCTCTGGTCGGCACCTTCGCGGCCATGCTGGCAGCGGGTTTTTCCATTAATTTCCTGACACTTTTTGGCCTGATCCTGGCCATCGGCATTGTGGTTGACGACGTCATCCTGGTGGTGGAAAATGTTGAGCGAATCATGAATGAGGAGCCGGCGCTGACCATCCCCCAAGTGGTGAAAAAGGCCATGCTGCAGCTTATCGGCCCGATCATCGCAACCACCCTGGTGCTGGTAGCTGTGTTCGTACCGGTTTCCATGATGCCGGGCCTGGTTGGGTCGGTGTACCGGCAGTTTGCCTTGACCATCTCCTTTGCGGTGTTGATCTCCTCGCTCAACGCCATGACCCTGTCGCCGGCCTTATCGGCCATCGTCGTCAGGAGGCTGCCGGAAGGCCAGGGAAAGTTCATTTTCTTTCAGCTGTTCGACAAGTTCTTTGCCTGGCTTACCCGTTGGTATATCCGGCTGGTGGAACTGCTGATTAAGCTTCGTTACCTGGTGGTGCTGGTTTTTATCGGACTGTTGGTATTGACCGGATGGGTGCTGAAAACCACCCCGACCGGCTTTGTTCCGGAAGAGGATAAAGGGGTGCTAGTCATTATGTTCAACCTCAAGCCAGGTATGGCGCTGAACCGCACCAGCGAGGTGCGCGAGGAACTGGAGGAGATTCTGCAGGATATTGAAGGGGTTAAGGATATGGTGATGATCGATGGCTACAACATGCTCTCTGCCACCCTTGACACCAGTGCGGGAGCAGGCTTCGTGTCACTGGACTCCTGGGGTGATCGCAAGAAAGTGCAGAGGGATATCGAGACCATCCTGGCCGAGACGAACATAAAGGCCCAGGGAATCACCGAAGCGAACGTGGTGGCGTTTAATATCCCGGGCATCCCCGGCATCGGCACGGTGGGTGGCTTCGACTTTCGTCTCCAGGATTATCTGTCGGGGGACCTGAACAACTTTGTCAGCTATGCCTATACACTGATAGCAGAAGCGAATAAGGATCCTCGCATAGGGGTGGCCTATACCACCTACGCGCCCAATTATCCTTTTGTCAGCATTGATATAGACCGCAACAAGACGGCGGCGCTGGGGGTCGATCTGGCCGAACTCTTCACCACCCTGCAGACCTATCTTGGCTCCTTGTATATCAACGATTTTACTAAGTTCGGCAAGGTCTTCAGGGTGTATGTCCAGGCCGAGATGGAGTATCGCAGTGAGATAAGGGATATCAATGAGCTGTTTGTCCGCAACCGGGAAGGCAAAATGGTGCCGGTGGCCTCTCTGGTCAGCCTGAACCAGACCATAGGCCCTTCCGATCTGCCCCATTACAACATGTACCGCACCATCACCATCAACGGCTCGGCCGCCCCCGGTTACAGTTCCGGCCAGGCCATGGAGGCCCTGGAGGAGATCGCCCAGCGGGTGCTGCCGACCGACGGCAGCTATGGTTTCGACTGGTCGGGAATGTCCTATCAGGAACGGTTGGCGGGCAATGCCCAGATCTATGTCTTCACCTTCGCCCTGATCGTGGTCTACCTGGTACTTGCCGCCCAGTATGAGAGCTGGGTTTTGCCGATCATGATCATGGTTTCGGTGCCGCTGGTTATGCTGGGGGCACTGTTTGCCCAGAACCTTGCCGGGCTCGACAACAACCTGTTCGCCCAGATAGGCTTGGTGTTGCTGATCGGTCTTTCCTCCAAAAACGCTATCCTCATTGTTGAGGTGGCCAAGGAGAGCCGAGAAAGCGGCATGTCCATCATCGAATCGGCGGTGAATGCAGCACAGCTTCGTTTCCGGGCCATCATGATGACCATTCTCTCATTTGTGTTCGGTGTTTTTCCCTTAGCTGTGGCCACCGGTGCCGGAGCGATGACCATGAAATCGATTGGCGTAGTGGTGCTCGGCGGTATGGGAGCCGCCACACTGATCTCCACCATGCTGGTGCCATGTGTTTACGTGCTGCTTGAAAGCATGCGGGAGCTGGTGGTGGATGTGCAGGAGGAAGTCCGTAATCGGGAGATGATCTAA
- a CDS encoding carbohydrate porin: protein MKGFHGFSLLCVLLFLLFMPVLAIGGPYSFDDNLSGDWKGYRNSLHEAGVDVGLSYTAEPAALLGGGIDTDSTYIHNINAELKMDLDKVVGIPRTTFLMKVSSREGDNLGEEYIAPAASPDGRYIYGEYFNKPQEAFGGQTTKLTNFQFTTRITDEWSVDIGRLVMNDLFLRSDLYCNFMNNGICGSPKGVFTPYALNAYPDATAGIHTRYRVSDMVDAKFGIFDGGWTKQNSNGLDWELGLNGAAFTGEVHLFFDRAEQGGTQNVIKVGANYHTGDFTNFKTGGESDGNLSLWLLLDWMLTREQHDPAQGLAFFGSLVVNTDEEIAALPVSSTLGFLYEGLFPGRDRDKLGLIFIHSDHSKYNTYTHDFVSDHKRGNELVVELTYNFVLRYGVQLMPTFQYIINPNGSEDISDATVLGLKFNLNI from the coding sequence ATGAAAGGTTTTCATGGCTTTTCCTTGCTTTGTGTTCTGTTATTTTTACTGTTCATGCCGGTACTCGCCATAGGTGGGCCCTACTCTTTTGACGACAATCTTTCCGGCGACTGGAAAGGGTATCGTAACAGTCTGCATGAGGCGGGGGTTGATGTGGGCTTGAGTTACACGGCAGAACCGGCGGCGCTTCTTGGTGGCGGTATAGATACCGACTCCACCTATATCCATAACATAAATGCAGAGTTGAAGATGGATCTGGATAAGGTGGTGGGTATTCCCAGGACCACTTTCCTGATGAAGGTCTCAAGTCGTGAAGGTGATAACCTCGGAGAGGAGTATATAGCCCCTGCCGCATCCCCGGATGGCCGTTATATTTACGGTGAGTATTTTAACAAACCCCAGGAAGCCTTTGGCGGACAGACAACCAAGCTGACCAACTTTCAGTTCACCACCCGGATTACCGATGAATGGTCGGTGGATATCGGGCGACTGGTTATGAACGACCTCTTCCTCCGCTCAGATCTCTATTGCAACTTCATGAATAACGGCATCTGCGGTAGCCCCAAAGGTGTCTTTACCCCGTATGCCCTGAATGCCTATCCCGATGCTACTGCGGGCATTCATACCAGGTACAGGGTGTCGGATATGGTCGATGCGAAGTTCGGTATCTTTGACGGTGGCTGGACGAAGCAGAACAGTAACGGCCTGGACTGGGAACTTGGTTTGAATGGTGCGGCATTCACCGGTGAGGTGCACCTCTTTTTTGATCGGGCCGAGCAGGGCGGAACGCAGAATGTGATCAAGGTGGGAGCGAATTACCATACCGGAGATTTTACCAACTTCAAGACCGGCGGTGAATCGGATGGCAATCTCTCACTGTGGCTGCTGCTTGACTGGATGTTGACCAGAGAGCAGCACGATCCGGCGCAGGGGCTGGCGTTTTTTGGTTCGCTGGTGGTCAACACGGATGAAGAGATTGCGGCCCTGCCTGTCTCTTCCACTCTTGGCTTTCTTTACGAAGGGTTGTTCCCCGGGCGGGACAGGGACAAGCTTGGCCTGATATTCATCCACTCTGACCATTCAAAATACAATACCTATACCCACGATTTCGTCTCCGACCATAAACGGGGCAATGAGCTTGTGGTGGAGCTTACCTATAATTTTGTGTTGAGATACGGGGTGCAACTGATGCCCACTTTCCAGTATATCATCAACCCGAACGGTTCCGAAGATATCTCTGATGCGACCGTACTTGGTTTGAAGTTCAACTTGAATATATGA
- a CDS encoding IS91 family transposase, which translates to MKDNGNTPEIADIFRRYGEKYRDMHVVGSQQYKVMRRIEICRTVALGGHVEACNHCGYSRNAYNSCRDRHCPKCQTMVKEKWLSDRRTELLPCPYFHNVFTLPHELNPLVMGNKHIMLTLLFTAVKETLQVFARDPQWRLGGQLGFISVLHTWNQKLMDHYHLHCIIPAGVLSFDRTSWTGTRRKYLFRVQSLAKEFKKRYLDKLERAHKKNLLSFPGKVAGLQEKKQFLTFIETLRGKQWITYAKQPFGGPEQVLEYLGRYTHRVAITNNRIIAIDDGKVSFRYRDRSDDNKEKELTLSAEEFIRRFLLHVLPSGFTKIRYYGFLAHANKKTCIALIRTLIGSDVKYTQKTVETVQEMMLRLTGIDICCCPQCGKGKLVYLRPITDLAYDDSS; encoded by the coding sequence ATGAAAGATAATGGCAACACACCGGAGATTGCCGATATCTTTCGCAGATATGGTGAGAAATACCGGGATATGCATGTGGTGGGATCTCAGCAATATAAGGTCATGAGACGCATCGAAATATGTCGGACCGTTGCCCTTGGAGGCCATGTCGAAGCTTGTAATCATTGCGGTTATAGCCGCAACGCATATAACTCCTGCCGGGACAGACACTGTCCGAAATGCCAGACCATGGTCAAGGAGAAATGGCTCAGTGACAGAAGGACAGAACTGCTGCCTTGCCCCTATTTTCACAACGTTTTCACTTTGCCGCATGAGCTTAATCCCCTGGTTATGGGCAATAAACACATTATGCTGACTCTGCTGTTTACCGCAGTCAAAGAAACATTGCAGGTCTTCGCCCGTGATCCGCAGTGGCGCCTTGGGGGCCAACTCGGCTTCATTTCCGTGCTTCACACATGGAATCAGAAACTCATGGACCACTACCACCTGCACTGCATCATCCCGGCAGGAGTTCTTTCATTTGATCGTACAAGCTGGACCGGCACCAGAAGAAAATATTTATTCCGGGTTCAGTCATTGGCGAAGGAGTTCAAAAAACGCTATCTGGACAAGCTAGAAAGGGCACATAAGAAAAACCTCCTTTCTTTCCCTGGCAAGGTTGCAGGGCTGCAAGAGAAAAAACAGTTCCTGACGTTCATAGAAACGTTGCGTGGCAAGCAGTGGATCACTTATGCCAAACAGCCCTTTGGTGGACCGGAACAGGTACTCGAATATCTCGGTCGCTATACCCACCGGGTGGCAATAACCAACAACCGGATCATTGCTATCGATGATGGCAAGGTTAGCTTCAGGTATCGGGACCGCAGCGACGACAATAAGGAAAAAGAACTTACCCTCAGTGCTGAAGAATTTATCAGGCGATTTCTCCTGCACGTGCTGCCGAGCGGCTTTACCAAAATCCGCTATTACGGCTTCCTGGCTCATGCTAACAAGAAAACCTGCATCGCTTTAATCCGCACCCTGATCGGTTCAGACGTCAAATATACACAGAAAACAGTGGAGACCGTTCAGGAGATGATGCTGCGCTTGACCGGCATCGACATCTGCTGCTGCCCGCAGTGCGGCAAGGGAAAGCTGGTCTATCTCAGGCCGATTACCGACCTGGCTTATGATGATAGCTCCTGA